CGAGATCCCGGTCGCATCCTCCATCATAACCCTAGACAGGGAGCAGTATGCTGAGAGGCTTTTCAACAGGCGTGCCAGACTCCTCTGCATAAGATGCGGGTACGAGGTATCCGGGACGGTTAGGGAGCTGGCAAAGATGGAGAAGTACGTCTGCCCCAAGTGCAAAACCGCTACGCTAGCCCTTGTCAAGACTGATGGGGAGGAGGAGAAAAAGGTTATCGCCAAGGCTAGGAGAGGTGAGAGGTTGACCAGTAGTGAGCAAGCCCTTCTCGAAGACCTTGCCAAGAGAGCCATAATACTCTACAAGCACGGGAAGACAGCGTTGCTAGCTCTCTCAGCAAGAGGCGTCGGCGCCTCCGAGGCTGCTAGAATACTCTCCAAGGTCAGCAGCGGCGGCGACCTTCTCAGCGAGATCTATGAGAGCGAGAAGAAGTATTTGAAAGCGAAGAAGTACATTGACGCGAAGAAGCAGTCCTAAAGCAGGAGCCAGGCCTACCCGCCCCGCCAGCATAGCCCTTAGCTGAACTTCAACCGCTTCCTCGAAGGCCTCTTGAAAGCTTTCGGGCTGTCCAGTATAAGCGGGACAACAACCTTCTCAACCAGCTGATCGCTTATAGGGCAGGATTCAAGATACTGCCTCCTAACCTTCTCGTCAACCCTGCTCTCGAGCACTGGTCCCTGGGGAGTGAGCCTTGCAACCCCTCTCGGAGCCCACAGTATGCAGCTCCCGCATTTAACACAGCCGTACATCCTGTAGATTATTTTTAAAACATCGACAAGGTCTTCAAGGCTTTCGCCAGGGGCGAAGGGCTTAGCCTCAACCATATCTTCCTTTATAATAATATTAGTGTTAGGGGTTGAGATCTCGACCACGCCATCTCCCTCCCCGTATGAGAAGCCGATTCCCTCCGTATTAGCTTTCAGAACACTCCTGTACCCGTCGCTGACAACCTTCCTGTTGAAAAATAGTTTCAACCCTTCCTCCCCCTGGGTTTTCGAGACGGGTGCAAGGTTGACGCTGCTTGCGAGAAGCCTCCTCCTATACTCATCCCTCCAGTCAATACTGTATCCTTGAACATGCCGTGCAATCCTCTTCTTAGCTGAAGCAGGCGTCAGCCACCTCCACAATCCAAGCTTAACCCACTCCTCAGGCTGGTTCAAGCTCCTCCTCCAGTACTCGAGAAGCCTCCTCCACCTCTCCCAGAGCTCGGGGTATGTTTCCTCAACATCCTTGAACTCTGCGAGAGTGCTCGAGGGGCATAGGAAGCATCCCAGCCTGTCGAAACCCTTCAAGTAGAGCTTGTTGAAGGGGAGGTTGTACTTGAAAATGTAGAGCCAGCCGGAAAGCTGCCCCCAGTACTGTATAGGGGATGTTGTCACCAGGTGTGGTATCCACTTATTCCTCCACACCCTGGGGCTCTTAGCCCTGTCGAGCGATTCGTAAGCTCTCTGGCCGACAATGTTGAACGCTCCATTAGGCCACAGGGCCCTTGTCAACCTCGCTATTGGAACCAGCTTCGCGATCTTGCAGCACCACCTGTAATCCTTCCCCGGGGGGCCGAAGACCTCAACGCCCCGCCAGAACACGTCCCCTGCGGACGCTACGTGAAGCTTTAGCCCATACCTCTCCGAGACTTCCTCGACATTACTGATGGTTTCCGGGAGCTCGAGCCCGGTGTCGTTGAAAACCATTTCACCCCCGCCCAGGGCTTTAACGGTCAGGTCCAGCGCTATCAGGCTGTCCTTCCCGCCGCTGTAAGATATTATCACGGGCAGGCTGTACCTTGCGTGAAGCTTTTCGAGAAACCTCT
This region of Thermosphaera aggregans genomic DNA includes:
- a CDS encoding phosphoadenosine phosphosulfate reductase family protein; this encodes MWPRVARIYWDPWRNIPVVKPRQEEIDLYYVVRLSEPGDARPAFQGDLEKLEKAVTHEYGSPELYRRFFENQFVLLNKTPHWDHMWEVVASGNVLGQLYYDPFREKWRFRLTYSGAVLALEEKLVKDQRVDGPVYTGRVVEASGVSDNQVVVVDSRNRIRGLAEKYGDKLVIVKTFHDKSRPVETSGRAASIQDVLKHNEEGLKTLEESSKRFLEKLHARYSLPVIISYSGGKDSLIALDLTVKALGGGEMVFNDTGLELPETISNVEEVSERYGLKLHVASAGDVFWRGVEVFGPPGKDYRWCCKIAKLVPIARLTRALWPNGAFNIVGQRAYESLDRAKSPRVWRNKWIPHLVTTSPIQYWGQLSGWLYIFKYNLPFNKLYLKGFDRLGCFLCPSSTLAEFKDVEETYPELWERWRRLLEYWRRSLNQPEEWVKLGLWRWLTPASAKKRIARHVQGYSIDWRDEYRRRLLASSVNLAPVSKTQGEEGLKLFFNRKVVSDGYRSVLKANTEGIGFSYGEGDGVVEISTPNTNIIIKEDMVEAKPFAPGESLEDLVDVLKIIYRMYGCVKCGSCILWAPRGVARLTPQGPVLESRVDEKVRRQYLESCPISDQLVEKVVVPLILDSPKAFKRPSRKRLKFS